The sequence TCATTTCACCGATTACCCCCGGCCTCTGCGCCACTATAAACGGGGTTGCTACAAGTAGCAAGTGGTCCGCCTTAGTGGAACACATTGGAACTTTGGATCCTTTAAATGAGCCTGTAAATCCGTTGACCATTGTAGAAACGATAAAAGATGAATTAAGTATTCATAAATTAAATATCAAGAAACCTTCCCGAGGCGAATTCGATGAGGAACCGTAAATTATGAAAGTACACTTAAAGTCCCTTTTTAGTTTACCCCTCTATAAATCAGACATCCCCGCTGCTACGCTCAAGCAATGGGAAAAACACAAGATGAAAAAAATAAATTAACATTATCAGACAGCGGGACCGGTACGGCCGCCGCGATCCCGGACAGCGAAAAGGTCATCCTCGACCTCTGCGGCGGCACCGGCGCGTGGAGCAAGCCGTACAGGGACGCGGGGTACGACGTGCGGGTAATCACCCTGCCCGGTTACGACGTCGAGCGGTGGCGGGATTATCCCGAGCTGGTCGAGCTGGTCCGGAACAACAGGGTATATGGCATCCTGGCCGCCCCGCCCTGCACCATGTTCTCCCTGCTGCGCTTCGACGGCAGGGCGGGCACGCCGCGAGACTTCCGCAAGGGCATGCGCACCGTCAACGCCTGCCTGGAGATCGTGCACGAGTGCCTGTACAACCCCGTGTACAAGTACCAAAACCGCCTGAAGTTCTGGGCGCTGGAAAACCCCCGCGGGCACCTCCTGCGCTTCCTCGGCAAGCCGGCCTTCGTCTTCGACCCGTACGAGTACGGCGACCCCTACACCAAGCGCACCTGCCTGTGGGGAACGTTCAACCCGCCGCGGGCCAAAAGCGTCGTGGCGCCGCTGCCGGGCAGCTTCGGCCGCAAGACGCCCAGGTTCCGGCACCTGAAGCTGCACCAGATACCGCAGGGGTACCGGGCGGCGACCAAAATACCGCTCGACACGATCATACGGAGCATCACGCCCGAGGGCTTCGCCAAAGCGTTCTTCAAGGCCAACCGATAGCCGGTTGGCCTTTCTAATGGAAAGCCGAAAAACATCTAAACGTTTGCTAAAGGTACTGTCCACATTCCCGCACTTAAAGTTTAGTTTAAGTTTACCCCCGTTACGATATACTCGCGCCGCCTATATCCTATGCACGTGGGTCATTCAAGCCGACAATATCCGAATAGTTTGCGAATGGCCCGCCAGGACGCGGGGTACGAACAGAAGCGCATCGCCGAGCTGCTCGGCCTGACCGCCATTTCCCTGTGCAACTGGGAAAACGAGAGGGCCATGCCCAGCGGCACCAACCTCATAAAGCTCTGCGTCCTCTACGGGCGCAGCCCGCGGGAACTGTATCCCGAATACTATCAGCAGATAGAAGGCGAGATCGCCTCCCTCTGGCAGCCCGACGGGGCCTGCCAATACAATCCAATACCTCCCCAATGCCTGTAGCAACAGGCACCAGGCTTTCTGCGCCCCGCATCCTGACCGCCGCAACGATCGTACGAACGTCTTTTAAAAAATAATCGTACGTACGAACGCTGCCGATTACCAGTTAAGGCATTCCCATCATGAACCCAATAAGAAGCAACATATACACCCCCAACGAGATCACCCTCGCGCAGTCGCTGGCCGAAAGCCTCGACGACCAGAAGTCGCTGGCGTTCTACCTCAGCTGCGCCAAGAAGTACCCAAGGGAGTACCTGCTGTCCACGCTCGCCCACGTGATGACGCTTCCCGACCATTCCGTGCGCACGACGCGCGCCCGCCTGTTCACCAACATCGTTACCAGGTCCGTCTTCAACACCAATGACCGTACTTGGGATTAGCGTCGGGACGAAGGAGTCCGGCGTCTGCGTGCTGCGGGACG comes from Mucilaginibacter mali and encodes:
- a CDS encoding class I SAM-dependent methyltransferase, with the translated sequence MGKTQDEKNKLTLSDSGTGTAAAIPDSEKVILDLCGGTGAWSKPYRDAGYDVRVITLPGYDVERWRDYPELVELVRNNRVYGILAAPPCTMFSLLRFDGRAGTPRDFRKGMRTVNACLEIVHECLYNPVYKYQNRLKFWALENPRGHLLRFLGKPAFVFDPYEYGDPYTKRTCLWGTFNPPRAKSVVAPLPGSFGRKTPRFRHLKLHQIPQGYRAATKIPLDTIIRSITPEGFAKAFFKANR
- a CDS encoding helix-turn-helix domain-containing protein, with product MARQDAGYEQKRIAELLGLTAISLCNWENERAMPSGTNLIKLCVLYGRSPRELYPEYYQQIEGEIASLWQPDGACQYNPIPPQCL